In Pseudobacter ginsenosidimutans, the following are encoded in one genomic region:
- a CDS encoding TlpA disulfide reductase family protein, with product MQKKNDHFKPLFLLLFTTVSLFAQAQKKFELKGKVSERDGQLVQLVRDYYGNASVLATDTVRNGQFHLSTSVEEIIPVYVTIRAGKQTSSFSVILEPGKMNFILYPSGRKAVTGGKYNKLLFGYESQPEFIKADDAMRANQKKGLENIKDPQENYEAMQVFLKRNELRSYHLQKVFNTSKDLRTRVMAAVLEELQPDRLKSMELVNQAAPVLGENSLLIQTARKMNQNQEMSINMRKGRMNGQAYIDFTAASLKGDSVQLSKLLGSNKYTLLQFWASWCVPCRHEIPLLKKLYNSNQEKGFGIVAFSLDENKFAWTKASEKENFVWPNISDLKGFTSNIIKQYQVSGIPANVIIDQQGKIVASNLVGDDLEKKIEELMK from the coding sequence ATGCAAAAGAAAAACGATCATTTCAAACCCTTGTTCCTCCTGCTGTTCACAACAGTAAGCCTCTTCGCACAGGCCCAGAAAAAATTCGAGCTTAAAGGAAAAGTGTCCGAAAGGGACGGACAACTGGTACAACTGGTCCGCGATTATTATGGTAATGCCTCCGTGCTGGCTACTGACACAGTTCGCAACGGTCAGTTCCATTTGTCCACTTCTGTGGAAGAGATCATTCCTGTGTATGTAACTATCCGTGCAGGTAAACAGACCAGCAGTTTCAGTGTGATACTCGAACCCGGAAAAATGAATTTCATTCTCTATCCCAGTGGCCGCAAAGCTGTTACCGGTGGCAAATACAACAAGCTGCTCTTCGGTTATGAGTCGCAACCCGAGTTCATCAAAGCAGATGATGCCATGCGCGCAAACCAAAAGAAGGGACTGGAAAATATCAAAGACCCGCAGGAAAATTATGAAGCCATGCAGGTGTTCCTGAAAAGAAATGAATTGAGAAGTTACCATCTCCAAAAAGTATTCAACACCAGCAAGGACCTGCGTACACGGGTAATGGCCGCAGTGCTGGAAGAATTACAGCCAGACAGGCTCAAATCCATGGAGCTGGTGAATCAGGCAGCGCCTGTGCTTGGAGAGAATAGTCTGCTCATACAGACTGCACGCAAAATGAACCAGAATCAGGAAATGTCTATCAACATGCGGAAAGGCAGGATGAATGGTCAGGCATACATCGATTTTACTGCAGCCTCTTTGAAAGGCGACAGTGTACAATTGTCGAAATTACTGGGAAGCAACAAATACACACTGCTGCAGTTCTGGGCATCCTGGTGCGTTCCCTGTCGTCATGAGATCCCCTTATTGAAAAAACTGTACAACAGTAATCAGGAAAAAGGTTTCGGAATAGTAGCCTTTTCGCTGGATGAGAATAAGTTCGCCTGGACCAAAGCTTCGGAAAAAGAGAATTTCGTTTGGCCGAATATTTCCGATCTGAAAGGATTTACCAGTAATATCATCAAACAATACCAGGTATCAGGCATTCCCGCCAATGTGATCATAGATCAGCAGGGAAAGATCGTAGCAAGCAATCTCGTGGGAGATGATTTGGAGAAGAAGATCGAAGAACTGATGAAATGA